One part of the Sporosarcina ureae genome encodes these proteins:
- the cyoE gene encoding heme o synthase: protein MSNGRTLSTVVDPKVETITLWKDFLALIKIGIVNSNLITTFTGLFLAFQFTGKSFLHNFDLLVFAILGTGLIIASSGAMNNLIDRDIDPVMSRTKSRPTVTGRFKAPAVMTLAVTFLVVGEVLLFSASSMAGWLGILGVFAYVVLYSMWSKRRHVSNTVVGSLSGAIPPLIGWAAVDPTLPMGAWALFLIMFIWQPPHFYALAMRRTEEYRAANIPMLPVVKGFERTKKSMLMWVLLLFPLPFLLSELGTAFIVFATLLNVGWLYLALKGFKAKEDLKWATGMFVYSLNYMTILFVSMIIFSIFI, encoded by the coding sequence ATGTCAAACGGTCGAACGCTTTCGACAGTTGTAGATCCAAAAGTAGAGACAATCACCTTATGGAAAGACTTTTTGGCGCTGATCAAAATTGGTATTGTCAATTCGAATTTGATCACCACGTTCACCGGTCTATTTTTGGCATTTCAATTCACCGGTAAAAGTTTTCTCCACAATTTTGATCTACTGGTATTTGCGATTTTAGGTACTGGATTGATCATCGCATCGTCAGGTGCTATGAATAACTTGATTGATCGCGATATTGATCCCGTTATGTCGAGAACGAAGTCGAGACCGACAGTAACAGGTAGATTTAAAGCTCCCGCTGTGATGACGTTAGCCGTTACATTTCTAGTGGTAGGAGAAGTGTTATTATTCTCTGCATCATCTATGGCTGGTTGGCTAGGCATCCTGGGTGTATTCGCTTACGTTGTTTTGTACTCCATGTGGTCGAAACGTAGGCATGTAAGCAATACTGTAGTAGGAAGTCTTTCAGGAGCAATACCACCCCTTATCGGATGGGCAGCTGTTGATCCTACACTGCCAATGGGAGCGTGGGCATTGTTTTTAATCATGTTCATATGGCAACCACCGCATTTCTATGCGTTGGCTATGCGCAGAACAGAAGAGTATCGGGCAGCTAACATTCCGATGCTACCTGTAGTAAAAGGATTTGAGCGGACGAAAAAGTCCATGCTTATGTGGGTACTACTGTTGTTCCCATTGCCTTTCTTGTTATCGGAGCTCGGTACTGCGTTTATAGTTTTTGCAACACTGTTGAATGTCGGGTGGCTTTATCTAGCGCTGAAAGGATTTAAAGCCAAAGAAGATTTGAAGTGGGCAACCGGGATGTTTGTTTATTCTTTGAATTACATGACAATCTTGTTTGTATCTATGATTATCTTCTCAATATTCATCTAA
- the coxB gene encoding cytochrome c oxidase subunit II, with protein sequence MIKGLKKWRLFSLLAVFAVFMAGCGNEEISTFQPAGQVANDQFKLLLLASGIMLLVIIVVVIIYTVALFRFRRSKLGEDHIPEQVEGSHTLELIWTFIPIVLLLILAIPTVHYTYKLGDVQAMGAVDDDGNAENLVVDVTAKLYWWEFEYPDLGIVTAQELVVPTDEKVYFNLIAADVKHSFWIPSVGGKLDTNVENVNKFYLSFEKESEGLKDGVFYGKCAELCGPSHALMDFKVKTLPRDQFDSWVAAMQESAEKPVVANADGEEVFSQSCIGCHAVSGVGESGAQGPNLTSFGDRNRVAGYLKHDEKELKEWIRDTQKYKPGNTMPSFSKDQISDEELDALAEYLMGLKVAK encoded by the coding sequence ATGATTAAAGGACTCAAAAAGTGGCGTCTCTTTTCTTTACTAGCGGTTTTTGCTGTGTTCATGGCAGGTTGTGGTAATGAAGAAATTTCAACCTTCCAACCGGCTGGACAAGTCGCTAATGACCAGTTCAAATTGTTGCTATTAGCATCAGGCATCATGTTACTGGTTATCATTGTAGTAGTAATTATTTACACTGTTGCATTATTCCGCTTCAGACGTTCCAAATTGGGTGAAGATCATATACCAGAGCAAGTAGAAGGAAGTCACACACTTGAACTGATTTGGACATTCATTCCAATCGTATTACTTCTTATCCTTGCAATTCCTACTGTTCACTACACGTATAAATTAGGTGATGTGCAAGCAATGGGAGCAGTTGATGATGATGGTAATGCGGAAAACTTGGTAGTAGACGTTACAGCGAAATTATATTGGTGGGAGTTCGAGTATCCTGATCTAGGAATTGTTACGGCTCAGGAACTAGTAGTACCTACTGATGAAAAAGTTTATTTCAACTTGATTGCAGCAGACGTAAAGCACTCATTCTGGATTCCGTCAGTCGGCGGTAAGCTAGATACGAACGTTGAGAACGTGAATAAGTTCTATCTATCATTTGAGAAAGAATCTGAAGGCTTGAAAGATGGCGTTTTCTACGGGAAATGTGCTGAGCTATGCGGACCTTCTCACGCATTGATGGACTTTAAAGTAAAAACATTACCGAGAGATCAATTTGACAGCTGGGTTGCAGCTATGCAGGAATCAGCAGAAAAACCTGTTGTTGCAAATGCTGACGGCGAAGAAGTCTTCTCTCAAAGTTGTATCGGGTGTCACGCAGTTTCCGGTGTAGGTGAGTCTGGTGCACAAGGACCTAACTTGACTTCATTCGGTGACCGCAATCGTGTTGCAGGATACCTTAAACACGATGAAAAAGAATTAAAAGAGTGGATTCGAGATACACAGAAATACAAGCCAGGCAACACAATGCCTTCATTCAGTAAAGATCAAATTTCTGATGAAGAATTGGATGCATTAGCTGAATACTTAATGGGCTTAAAAGTCGCAAAATAA
- a CDS encoding cytochrome c oxidase subunit I has protein sequence MSSVAQKSGFGATLWDWLTTVDHKKIGILYLLGGLFFFVLGGIEAMIIRLQLMTPNNDLVSAGLFNDLITMHGTTMIFLAAMPILFGFMNAIMPLQIGARDVAFPFINSLGFWMFVFGGLFLNISWLFGEVPDAGWTSYASLSLHSPGHGVDFYAIGLQIAGGGTLMAGINFLVTIINMRAPGMTYMRMPLFTWTTFVASAMILFAFPPLTVGLFFLTFDRMFSGNFFDHTMGGNTIIWEHIFWIFGHPEVYILILPAFGIFSEIFSVFSRKRLFGYTAMVFATVLIGFLGFMVWAHHMFTVGLGPTANAIFAVATMAIAVPTGVKIFNWLLTIWGGSIKVTVPMLYSLAFIPSFVMGGVTGVMQGAAPLDYQLHDSYFIVAHFHYVIVGGVVLAIFAALHYWWPKMFGTMLSEFLGKITFVFFFVGFHMTFLIQHWLGFWGMPRRVWTFMDGQGWNIANMVSTIGALLMAIGFTVMVINIIMTTVKNERVGNDPWGDGRTLEWAIPSPPPFYNFPATPLVRGLDTLWIEKMEGSKEMITPAEPITDIHMPHGSIIPMLMSLGLFIAGFGAMFHQETSWGLPVLIFGLAFTFVAMATRSLKDDLGYYVTKEQILQDQENMKRGRN, from the coding sequence GTGAGTTCAGTTGCTCAAAAAAGTGGCTTTGGCGCAACGCTATGGGATTGGCTGACAACAGTCGACCATAAGAAGATCGGAATTCTGTATCTCCTCGGGGGATTATTCTTCTTCGTTCTTGGTGGTATTGAAGCGATGATCATTCGTCTTCAGTTGATGACACCAAACAACGATCTCGTAAGCGCAGGGCTTTTTAATGACTTGATTACAATGCACGGAACGACCATGATTTTCTTGGCAGCCATGCCGATTCTCTTTGGTTTCATGAACGCTATTATGCCGCTTCAAATTGGAGCACGTGACGTAGCGTTCCCATTCATTAACTCATTAGGTTTTTGGATGTTCGTATTTGGTGGTTTATTCCTAAACATTTCTTGGTTGTTCGGTGAGGTTCCAGATGCTGGATGGACATCTTATGCATCGTTATCACTTCACTCGCCAGGACATGGCGTGGACTTCTATGCCATTGGTTTACAAATCGCAGGTGGTGGTACGTTAATGGCGGGGATTAACTTCCTTGTAACGATCATCAACATGCGTGCGCCAGGTATGACGTACATGCGTATGCCACTATTTACTTGGACAACATTTGTTGCATCTGCAATGATCTTGTTCGCATTCCCTCCATTGACAGTTGGATTGTTCTTCTTAACATTCGATCGAATGTTTAGTGGTAACTTCTTCGACCATACAATGGGCGGAAACACAATTATCTGGGAGCATATTTTCTGGATATTCGGTCACCCTGAAGTATATATCTTGATTTTACCGGCATTCGGTATTTTCTCAGAAATATTCTCTGTATTCTCACGGAAGCGTCTTTTCGGTTATACAGCGATGGTATTCGCTACAGTATTAATCGGTTTCCTAGGATTCATGGTATGGGCTCACCACATGTTTACAGTTGGTCTTGGGCCAACAGCGAACGCAATCTTCGCAGTTGCGACGATGGCAATTGCTGTACCTACAGGTGTTAAAATCTTTAACTGGTTGCTCACCATTTGGGGCGGTAGCATTAAAGTTACAGTACCAATGCTTTACTCTTTAGCGTTTATTCCTTCATTCGTAATGGGTGGAGTAACAGGCGTTATGCAAGGGGCAGCACCACTTGACTATCAGTTACACGATTCTTATTTCATCGTAGCTCACTTCCACTACGTTATCGTTGGTGGAGTAGTACTAGCTATTTTTGCGGCACTTCACTATTGGTGGCCAAAAATGTTCGGTACAATGCTAAGTGAATTCTTAGGTAAAATTACATTTGTATTCTTCTTTGTCGGATTCCACATGACATTCCTAATTCAACACTGGTTAGGTTTCTGGGGAATGCCACGTCGAGTGTGGACATTTATGGACGGACAAGGCTGGAATATTGCAAACATGGTAAGTACAATCGGTGCGCTCTTGATGGCAATTGGATTCACAGTAATGGTAATAAATATCATTATGACAACTGTTAAAAATGAGCGCGTTGGAAATGACCCTTGGGGTGACGGACGTACACTTGAGTGGGCGATCCCATCTCCACCACCTTTCTATAACTTCCCTGCAACTCCATTAGTTCGTGGTTTGGATACTCTATGGATTGAGAAAATGGAAGGTAGTAAGGAAATGATTACACCGGCTGAACCTATTACGGATATTCACATGCCGCATGGTTCAATTATTCCAATGTTGATGTCTCTAGGACTCTTCATTGCTGGATTCGGTGCAATGTTCCACCAAGAAACATCTTGGGGACTTCCAGTGTTAATCTTTGGTCTTGCATTTACATTTGTTGCAATGGCAACTCGTTCATTGAAAGATGATCTTGGTTACTATGTAACAAAAGAGCAAATCCTTCAGGATCAAGAGAATATGAAAAGGGGGCGTAACTAA
- a CDS encoding cytochrome (ubi)quinol oxidase subunit III, with translation MDLNTKFTPETWPAHPERATLEAKNKFVGFWLFLGGETILFATLFATYMALKNKGPSGFGFTTQELYTLPLVFVMTMLLLTSSLTSVYAMYHLKSFNFKKMQLWLGITALLGLGFLMLEVYEFSHYVQEGFTFSNSAFSSAFYTLVGTHGFHVAVGLVWITLLIFRNSKRGLNLYNATKYYTFSLYWHFIDVVWVFIFTVVYLMGVVG, from the coding sequence ATGGATTTGAATACAAAATTCACCCCTGAAACGTGGCCCGCTCATCCTGAGAGAGCTACTTTGGAAGCAAAGAATAAATTTGTTGGTTTTTGGCTTTTCCTTGGTGGAGAGACAATCCTTTTCGCTACGTTGTTCGCAACATATATGGCACTGAAAAACAAAGGTCCTAGTGGCTTTGGTTTCACAACACAAGAGCTATACACATTACCTTTAGTATTTGTTATGACGATGTTGCTTTTGACATCATCACTAACAAGTGTGTATGCAATGTATCATTTGAAGAGTTTCAACTTCAAAAAAATGCAGCTATGGTTAGGTATTACAGCATTATTAGGACTAGGATTCTTAATGTTGGAAGTGTATGAGTTCTCTCATTACGTTCAAGAAGGATTTACGTTCAGTAATAGTGCGTTCAGTTCTGCGTTCTATACTTTAGTAGGAACACACGGCTTCCACGTGGCAGTCGGTTTAGTATGGATCACATTGTTGATCTTCCGTAACTCAAAGCGTGGATTGAACTTGTATAATGCAACTAAATATTATACATTTTCACTTTACTGGCACTTCATTGACGTAGTTTGGGTATTCATCTTTACTGTAGTCTACTTGATGGGAGTGGTCGGTTGA
- a CDS encoding cytochrome C oxidase subunit IV family protein has product MSEVQMIKRSPAEQSLSQRRAKESMRSQVAMFALMIFLTLVSFSMVFAHLNDVAGFSKFFIIPTLFLFAAVQVGLQLYYFMHMNEKGHGIPQMFMFTGALLGFLIPLTFVTIVWW; this is encoded by the coding sequence ATGTCAGAAGTTCAAATGATTAAAAGATCTCCTGCTGAACAGTCACTGTCTCAACGTCGTGCAAAAGAATCAATGCGCAGTCAAGTTGCGATGTTTGCTCTGATGATTTTCTTAACACTTGTATCATTTTCCATGGTGTTTGCTCATCTAAATGACGTTGCTGGTTTCTCAAAATTCTTTATCATTCCAACATTATTCCTCTTTGCAGCTGTACAAGTTGGTCTTCAACTTTACTACTTCATGCATATGAATGAAAAAGGACATGGCATTCCACAAATGTTTATGTTTACAGGTGCTTTGCTAGGATTCTTAATCCCACTTACATTTGTAACTATCGTTTGGTGGTAA
- a CDS encoding IS1182 family transposase, whose protein sequence is MFKDYNMNQLILPLDLEISLQEHDIAYAVHDLIESIPNEAFDGFLRETGCPSYHPRMMLKIILCAYTQSVFSGRKIEGLLKDSLRMMWLAQGYNPSYRTINRFRVHPEVKELLRQCFVQFRCQLVQKQLIDEEAIFIDGTKIEANANKFTFVWRKSVERYSSGLVERSSQMYEELLEKEIIPEIERESLDELSTAELSKVVEKLDDTIQTYTEKINASEDVEERKQIRSLRKEPKQYRKQFQDFLDRKQKYQHDMKIFGHRNSYSKTDRDATFMRMKDDYMKNGQLKPGYNVQIATEGQYTLAFDVYPNPTDTRTLIPFLDTIEQDFFELPQYIVADAGYGSEQNYGDVIENRKRVPLITYNHYRKEKKKKYKTDPFNTANWAYDETTDTFTCPNDRKLVFRYLSNRTDRYQFTRTMKVYECEDCSSCPLRSFCTKAKEENNRKLYVNEKWEQQKEYIREKLSDKKTGEIYGKRKIDVEPVFGFLKANLGFTRFSVRGKEKVKNELAFGLLAVNLRKYTAREVNV, encoded by the coding sequence ATGTTTAAAGATTATAACATGAATCAACTGATTTTACCTTTAGATTTAGAAATCAGCTTACAAGAACATGATATTGCTTACGCTGTGCATGATCTAATTGAAAGCATACCTAATGAAGCTTTTGACGGTTTTTTGCGTGAGACAGGTTGCCCATCTTATCATCCACGTATGATGTTAAAGATCATTTTGTGTGCCTACACACAGTCTGTTTTTTCAGGCAGAAAAATAGAAGGTCTTTTAAAAGATAGCCTTCGCATGATGTGGCTAGCTCAAGGCTATAATCCAAGCTATCGCACCATTAATCGTTTTCGTGTTCATCCTGAAGTGAAAGAATTATTACGCCAGTGCTTTGTACAATTTCGTTGTCAGCTGGTACAAAAACAGCTAATTGATGAAGAAGCCATTTTTATTGATGGAACAAAGATTGAGGCGAATGCGAACAAATTTACATTTGTCTGGCGCAAGTCAGTGGAACGGTATAGTTCAGGTCTTGTAGAAAGGTCCAGTCAGATGTACGAAGAGCTGTTAGAAAAAGAGATCATCCCTGAAATCGAACGGGAAAGTCTGGATGAACTATCTACTGCGGAACTGTCTAAAGTAGTAGAGAAGCTAGATGATACTATCCAAACCTATACAGAAAAGATTAACGCTAGCGAAGATGTCGAGGAACGTAAACAAATTCGCTCGCTACGAAAGGAACCTAAACAATACCGTAAACAATTTCAAGACTTCTTGGATCGAAAGCAGAAGTATCAGCACGATATGAAGATCTTTGGCCATCGTAACAGCTACTCGAAGACGGACCGCGATGCGACCTTTATGCGGATGAAAGATGATTATATGAAAAACGGGCAACTAAAACCGGGATATAATGTGCAAATTGCGACCGAAGGGCAATATACCCTCGCTTTTGACGTGTATCCAAATCCGACCGATACGCGTACACTCATTCCATTCTTAGATACTATTGAACAAGACTTTTTTGAGCTGCCACAGTATATTGTCGCGGATGCCGGTTATGGAAGTGAACAGAATTACGGAGATGTCATTGAAAATCGAAAGCGCGTTCCGCTTATTACCTATAACCACTACCGGAAAGAAAAGAAAAAGAAGTACAAAACCGATCCTTTCAATACAGCGAATTGGGCATATGATGAAACTACGGATACCTTTACTTGCCCAAATGACAGAAAACTCGTGTTCCGCTACCTTTCCAATCGTACGGATCGTTATCAATTCACACGGACGATGAAAGTATACGAATGTGAGGATTGTTCAAGCTGCCCATTGCGCTCTTTCTGTACCAAAGCAAAAGAAGAGAACAATAGGAAGTTGTATGTGAATGAAAAGTGGGAACAGCAAAAAGAATATATTCGTGAAAAGCTTTCAGATAAGAAAACAGGTGAAATTTACGGCAAGCGCAAGATTGACGTAGAGCCAGTTTTTGGATTCTTGAAGGCTAATTTAGGGTTCACTCGTTTCTCCGTAAGAGGAAAGGAAAAGGTGAAAAATGAATTAGCCTTCGGTTTATTGGCAGTGAACTTGAGAAAGTACACTGCCAGGGAGGTAAATGTATAG
- the ctaG gene encoding cytochrome c oxidase assembly factor CtaG, whose amino-acid sequence MPLSIFGFRALWSPYFLIAIALGIVLYYLITVKWRDRFEGSQPLKKHQAVYFLSSMVLLYIVKGSPMDLIGHILFSVHMAQMALLLLVVAPFFIIGIPNWIWEKLLSFKFFRKVFMLLTKPLISLLVFTFMFSMYHYPLILDQVKLSLPLHTIFTITLFFSAICLWWPVVNTVKGQPQLHGLKKIGYVILSALLITPACSLIIFVDVPVYETYSSGEAWLQAMALCVPSGTLAGLSGLGISGPELFTNMPTLYDQQLGGILMKVIQELVYVVVIGRIFLSWSQYERDNAEEITRQDLLKRQNLTMHG is encoded by the coding sequence TTGCCGTTAAGTATTTTTGGTTTTAGGGCTTTGTGGAGTCCTTATTTCTTAATAGCCATTGCACTTGGAATCGTTTTATATTATCTGATAACCGTTAAATGGCGCGATCGTTTCGAAGGGTCGCAGCCGTTAAAGAAACACCAAGCTGTTTATTTTTTATCTTCCATGGTGTTGCTCTATATTGTCAAAGGTTCTCCAATGGATTTAATTGGTCATATTTTATTTTCGGTCCATATGGCTCAAATGGCTTTATTGCTTTTAGTCGTAGCACCGTTCTTCATTATCGGTATACCGAACTGGATATGGGAAAAGCTTCTATCCTTCAAGTTTTTCAGAAAAGTATTCATGCTATTGACTAAACCGCTTATTAGTTTGTTAGTATTTACATTTATGTTCTCGATGTATCACTATCCACTGATCTTGGACCAAGTGAAGTTAAGTTTGCCGTTACACACTATTTTCACCATCACACTTTTCTTCTCTGCTATTTGTCTCTGGTGGCCTGTAGTCAATACGGTAAAAGGACAGCCACAATTACACGGCTTGAAAAAAATTGGTTATGTCATATTGAGTGCTTTGCTCATTACACCTGCCTGTTCGTTGATCATCTTTGTCGACGTACCCGTTTACGAAACATACAGCAGTGGTGAAGCGTGGCTTCAAGCTATGGCATTATGTGTGCCAAGTGGAACTCTAGCTGGACTATCAGGCCTTGGCATCTCGGGACCTGAGCTGTTCACAAATATGCCTACGTTATACGATCAGCAATTAGGCGGTATCCTGATGAAAGTCATCCAGGAACTCGTTTATGTAGTTGTTATCGGCCGCATTTTCTTAAGTTGGTCACAGTATGAAAGAGATAATGCGGAAGAAATTACTAGACAAGATTTACTCAAACGCCAGAATTTGACGATGCATGGCTGA
- a CDS encoding DUF420 domain-containing protein, with translation MGLPLLPTISTFFIILSAILVAVGWNLIRQRKIEAHQKTMIAAAVSAVLFFIIYISRTVFIGNTAFGGPDELKIYYTVFLIFHIVLATTGAVFGVITINAGLKNNLARHRKIGPVTSIIWFFTAITGVAVYLLLYVFYKGGETTSMFKAILGF, from the coding sequence ATGGGACTACCACTATTACCGACGATCAGCACATTTTTCATCATCTTATCTGCTATTTTGGTTGCGGTTGGTTGGAATTTGATCCGACAAAGAAAGATAGAAGCGCATCAAAAAACGATGATCGCAGCCGCTGTATCAGCAGTTCTATTCTTTATTATTTATATCTCTAGAACTGTATTTATAGGCAACACTGCTTTTGGTGGACCTGATGAGTTGAAAATTTATTACACAGTGTTTTTAATATTCCACATCGTATTAGCAACGACAGGGGCCGTCTTTGGAGTTATTACGATCAATGCAGGCTTGAAGAACAATCTTGCACGCCATCGTAAAATCGGTCCTGTTACAAGTATCATCTGGTTCTTCACGGCCATTACAGGAGTCGCTGTGTACTTGTTGCTGTATGTCTTTTACAAAGGCGGAGAAACTACTTCGATGTTTAAAGCAATTCTCGGATTTTAA